The region CGTCTTGTCCGCCGTACGCCCCTGCCCGCTTGAAGTGGGAAAGGTTTTGGTGATGGCGACCGCCTCGATCATGGCGTCACCGTTCGATGCGCCATACGGCCAGCTTCGACTCGGCGTATTTCACTGTTTCGGTCATAAGCCATCCGGCAGCGCCCAGGATCAGCATGCAGACCGCCATCCGGTCGATCTGGAAATATTCCTTGCCCCGCAGCAGCAGGTAGCCGATCCCGCTGCCGCCGCTCTGCATCTCGGCCACCACCAGCATGACCAGTCCCAGGGCGATGCCGATCCTGATCCCCATGATGACCGAACCGAGGGCGTGCCAGATGTGAACGTGGGTAATGATGGTGAATTCGCTGGCGCCGAAGACGCGGGCCGAGGCGATGTACCGGGGGTCGGTCTCGCTGATCCCCTGGTAGGTACTGAACAGCACCGGATAGAACACCCCCAGGAAGATGAGGAACACCTGCATCGGCAGGCCGATGCCCAGCACGATCATGGTGACCGGCACCCAGGCCGGCGGCGGGATCGGCGCCAGGATCTGGAACAGGGGCAGGCAATGCTTGCGGATGAACCGGTTCCACCCCATCAGTACCCCGAGGGGAAAAGCGGTCGCCACCGCCAGGGTGAAGCCGAGGAAGAAGCGGAGCGCGCTCTCCCCCAGGTGCCCCAGCAGATGTTGCTTCTGGAGCATCTGGCCGAAGGTGGAAAAGAGCGTTGACGGTGGCGGAACGAGGGAGGCCGGCACCAGGCCGAGCCGGGGCAGGAGTTCCCAGAGGATCAGCAACGGCATCAGCACGGTCAGGGATTCCCGGGACAGCAGGCTGCCGAAGGACGACCGCCAGAAGAGCCGCACCTCGGCCGGCAGCCGCCGCCAGCGGCCTTCAGTCCCACCCGCGATCAGCGGAGCACCAGGCATCGCCCATCTCCCAACTCCTTGCGCAGGTCATCGCCCACCGTCACGAAGTTTGCCGTCGGCAGCCGTTCCAGGTCTTCCCGGGAATAACCGAGCCGTTTGCTTACCGCCTTGCGTAGTTCGGCAGGGGGCAGTGCGCTGGCCGCCAGCAGCGACTGCACCACCGGCTTGAGCGCCTCCACGGCCCCTCCCCTGACCACCAGAAAATAATCGCTCTGGGCCAGGGCGGCCGGGCAGCACTCGTCGCCGGCCTTGATGTCCCAATTCTGGTAGAGCACCTTGTGCCCCAGGTGCTCGGCGAGCACCGCGTAGGAACCCTTCACCAGCACGGCATCGACCTTGCCCGCCTCCAGGGCGGGCACCATCTCGTCGAAGGACATGAAACGGGTGCGTATCCGATCCACGTCGACGCCCAGGCGCTTGGCGTCCCTCCTGAACTGGTGGAGCAGCTTGCAGTCCGGTTCCTGAGCCGCAATGGTCCTGCCGGCAAGATCCCCCAGACGGATGTTGAGATCCTTGCGGATCACCAGCGTCGCACCGTAGGGAAACTGTACGGCACCAGCCACCTTGAGGGTCTCGCCTCCGGGTGCCTTGAGCAGTTTCACCGCCTTGTTGGTCTCGACAAAACCGGCGTCGACCGCGCCCGAGATCAGGGAGTAGCCGATGTCGCCACCGCTGCCGATGGGAACCGCTTGCCAGGCACGCGGCCGGCCCGCCTGGCGCTCATCGGCGGCGTACAGCGGCCCGAGCAGGGGGCTGTCACCGTAACCGATGCGGACGGACGGCGGCGACTGAGCCGGGCCAGGTTGGAGGGAACCCTGGTGCGGATTCTGTTTCCGGCACGCCGCACACAGTAGTATCGTTGTGAAGAGCAGCACAATCCATGGGGCGAGCATCTGTCTTTTCCGGTTCATCCGTTGCGAATCCTCCCTGTCTCTGTGACTCCGTGCCAGATATTCAGCGGGCGGCACCCCAGGTAATCCCCTTGAATGCCGCGGCATACAGGTTCTCCTTCGGATTCTCCCGAATCTCCTTAATGGCCGCCAAATCCTCGCCCAAGACGTGTAAACCTTTTTCATCGATCCTGTCGTTGAAGGTGAAGCGGCGGGCGGCACGCGTGATGGCCTGTTGCGGAGCGCCGGTGTATTTCTGGGCGATCTCCGCGATCTGCCGGGAGGCGGGGGCCTTGTTGATAAGGGTATTGGCCTCCCGGATGGCCGCAACCAGGCGTTTGAGCGCGTCCGGGTTTTCCTTGAGATAGGCCGTGCGTGCATTGATGGTCCGGCAGGGGAACTTCTGCGGAGCGTCGCGCAGGATTGCCCTGTACCCTTTGATCTCGGCGATGGCGAGGTGCGGGTCCTCCAGGATGGCGCCATCCACCTTGCCGGCATCCAGCGCGACGATAGCCGGACCTCCGGCCAACTTTTCCAGGACAAAGCGGGCGCCGGCTTCACGGGCCTTTTTCTCGTAGGCGATAACCGCCTCGCAGGCCGGGGCGCTGCCGGCAATGCGTTTTCCGTTCAAATCCCTGTAGGACCTGATGGGAGAGCCCTTGGGAACGACCAGCAGCGAGGAACAGGGGGCCTTGACCTGGGCAATGATCTTGAGCGGTGCGCCGTTGGCGATAGCCGAAACAGCTACCGACGGGCAGGACCAGAAGACGTCGGCCTGGCCGGAGATCACCAGATCGCGGGCCAGGGCCGGGTCCCTGGCCTCCACGATGGCAACGTCAAGCCCGTGTTTTTGGAACAGCCCACGCTCCTGGGCCACATACAGGTTCAGGTGGTTGGTTGTTTTGGCGTCGGCAATGATGATCCTGGCGGGGGCGGCCTCCTTGCGGGCCGCAACCGCCCCCCCCATGCCGGCCGCCAGGGCGGCAAAAACGCCGACAGCGATAATCCCGGTTCGCCACATGCCCATATCGGTTTCCCCCCTTACACCTGGGCCAGAGCCTGCTCCAGATCGGCGATGATGTCATTCACGTTCTCGACGCCCACCGACAGGCGGATGAAATCGGGGGTTACGCCGGTGGCGAGCTGCTCATCGGGGTTCAACTGCTGATGGGTGGTGGATGCCGGATGGATCACCAGAGACTTGGCGTCGCCGATGTTGGCCAGAAGCGAGTGCAGC is a window of Oryzomonas sagensis DNA encoding:
- a CDS encoding ABC transporter permease, giving the protein MPGAPLIAGGTEGRWRRLPAEVRLFWRSSFGSLLSRESLTVLMPLLILWELLPRLGLVPASLVPPPSTLFSTFGQMLQKQHLLGHLGESALRFFLGFTLAVATAFPLGVLMGWNRFIRKHCLPLFQILAPIPPPAWVPVTMIVLGIGLPMQVFLIFLGVFYPVLFSTYQGISETDPRYIASARVFGASEFTIITHVHIWHALGSVIMGIRIGIALGLVMLVVAEMQSGGSGIGYLLLRGKEYFQIDRMAVCMLILGAAGWLMTETVKYAESKLAVWRIER
- a CDS encoding ABC transporter substrate-binding protein, translating into MNRKRQMLAPWIVLLFTTILLCAACRKQNPHQGSLQPGPAQSPPSVRIGYGDSPLLGPLYAADERQAGRPRAWQAVPIGSGGDIGYSLISGAVDAGFVETNKAVKLLKAPGGETLKVAGAVQFPYGATLVIRKDLNIRLGDLAGRTIAAQEPDCKLLHQFRRDAKRLGVDVDRIRTRFMSFDEMVPALEAGKVDAVLVKGSYAVLAEHLGHKVLYQNWDIKAGDECCPAALAQSDYFLVVRGGAVEALKPVVQSLLAASALPPAELRKAVSKRLGYSREDLERLPTANFVTVGDDLRKELGDGRCLVLR
- a CDS encoding ABC transporter substrate-binding protein, with the translated sequence MGMWRTGIIAVGVFAALAAGMGGAVAARKEAAPARIIIADAKTTNHLNLYVAQERGLFQKHGLDVAIVEARDPALARDLVISGQADVFWSCPSVAVSAIANGAPLKIIAQVKAPCSSLLVVPKGSPIRSYRDLNGKRIAGSAPACEAVIAYEKKAREAGARFVLEKLAGGPAIVALDAGKVDGAILEDPHLAIAEIKGYRAILRDAPQKFPCRTINARTAYLKENPDALKRLVAAIREANTLINKAPASRQIAEIAQKYTGAPQQAITRAARRFTFNDRIDEKGLHVLGEDLAAIKEIRENPKENLYAAAFKGITWGAAR